Within Falsibacillus albus, the genomic segment TTAATCCTTTGTAGGCACTTATATTCTTTCTATTAAAAGGTGAACGCTGTAAAGGAAGGTTGAATTTGTGATCCACATATGGGATTTCCAGTTCTCCGCAAGCAGCTAAATGGACCTCCCAGCCTTGTTCTTTAAACCATTTTAAGTACGGCAAATGGAACGCTTTAAAATGGTAATCCACAGTTGCGCAAAATAATACTCTTTTTACCATTGTCCATCTTCCATTCTACAATTATTTATAGTGTGTCCCCGGTTAAGCTGGTTAATTTCAAAATACGGTTAAAACACAATTTTTCAGAAGACAGTTTTTATTTTTTTGCCAAGAAAGGCAATCGGCTTCCTTAAACAATAAGCACTCACTAAAATAATGGTCTATTAATATAGGGAAGCTGCCACAGCAGGCTTTTCAGAAGGTCGATTATTAGCTAAATCAATTAGCCATTTTCTTAATTCATCCTTAGACTTCTCGTTGTATTTCGCAGTGATTTCATCTATTTCTTCAATGTATAAGTGAGTCGACTTTCCAATATAGATTTTTGGGTAAATTTGTTGATTGTCTTCCTCGCCTTCCTTCAACAATTCTTCAAATAGTTTTTCTCCCGGTCTCATTCCCGTAATTTTTATACCGATTTCTTCAACGGAATGGCCAGAAAGCTTGATCAGATTTTTCGCCAAGTCTATTATTTTCACAGGTTCGCCCATATCCAAGACAAACACCTCACCGCCATTCGCTAACACCCCTGCTTGTATGACCAGCTTGGATGCCTCGGGTATAGTCATGAAGTATCTCACCATATCTGGATGTGTCACCGTTAAAGGACCGCCTCTTTGTATCTGTTTTTTAAATAATGGTATGACGCTTCCCCTGCTTCCAAGTACATTCCCAAATCTGACCACGACGAATTTCGTATTGCTATCCTGATTCATATGCTGGATGATCATTTCTGATAACCGTTTTGTAGCACCCATCACGCTTGTCGGATTGACGGCTTTGTCACTTGAAATCATCACGAAGGTCTTGACGGAATGCCAGCTTGCTGCATTGGCGACATTCATCGTGCCGATCATATTATTCTTTACGGCCTCTTCGGGACTCCGCTCCATTAAAGGGACGTGCTTATGGGCTGCTGCATGATAAACAACGTCCGGCTGATATTGATCCATGACCTGCATCATCTTCTTGGCATCCTGTAAATCTGCAATTTCAGGGACAAATTGAATATTTGTTTCTCTATACTTTTCCCTTAATTCCATCTCAATCGAATAAATACTGTTTTCCCCATGACCGAGCAAAACCAGTTTTGCCGGGTGAAATTTTCCTATTTGCCGGCATATTTCAGACCCTATCGAACCTCCTGCACCAGTCACGAGCACAACCTTATCAGTAATCGACTCAGCGATGCTTGCCATATCCAAGTGAACTTGGGCGCGTCCCAATAAATCTTCGACTTGAACATCCCGAAATTGATTAACCGACACCCTGCCTGATACTATGTCTTCAAGCATAGGCAAGATTTGCGTTTTCGCCTTCGTTTTCATGCACTCCTGAAAAATATTATTCAGCTGCCTTTTACTCAAAGATGGAATTGCAATGACGATCAAGTCGATTCGATGACGGCTAACTGCGTCCTCAATTTTGGAAATACCTCCTATCACCGGTATTCCAAGATAATGCAAGTGCTGTTTTTTGACATTATCATCTATAAAACCGACCGGAAGTAAATCTGTTTCTTTGTTGAATAACAGCTGACGAACAACCATCATACCAGCTGAACCTGCCCCGATGATCAATGTCCTTTTTAGATTTTCTTTCTTTGTCGATTTTGAATCCCTGTGCATTCTGAACAAAAATCTCGAACCGCTAATCAATACAAATTGAAGGAGGGCGGTTATAATTATTTTTCTGATTGAACTGGTACTTGCTGTCAATATCAGAAAGACAGCCGATGTTGCGGTTGAATAAAATATGACTTTGCAAATGACAATCAGCTCACCTATACCTGCAAACTCCCAAGCTTTTTTGTATAAACTGAAGCAAAAGGAGTAGATTGAGTAGCAAAAAAGCATGACAATTAGTATGGTTGAAAAATCTTTGTTCCAATTTTGCGGTTCTCCTTGAATCAGTAAGCAGGCTGAAACCAAAGAGGATAATATAATGGCGGAATCCAGAAAGAGAAAAAAAGAAAGACGCTGCCGATATTTCATATGTGACCTCCTTTTCAATCTTAAATAGTAAAGTGCTTAATGATAGATTCATATGAGAATATATCATTAAAAACTTTAATAAAATCGGGGCATCCAACCCCCCCTCACACCACACTTTTGACGACTTGCGTCTAAGGTCCTGCAACCCACAGCGTGACCGAGTGCCTCCATTGATAACGGATAGGAAGGCATCACCGAACAATATGTTCTTTATCGTTCTTATTAACGAACGGTAGGTCTAAAAAAAGACAATCACTCATTAATTATTACACCTATATACCTTGCTTTGGCCAGGTCCAATTCTTTTTTCATTTCAATCGCTTTTTTTAATTTTGTCCTCCCCTTATTCACTACGATGACGACTCCATCACATTGATTGGAAAGCAGCTTTGTATCGGTTACCTCCAAAACAGATGGAGAATCAAGCAAAACAAAATCATATATTTCCAAAGCATTCGTCAATAAATTTTGAAAGATTTGAGATCCTAAAAGCGCAACTGGATTGTAAGGTATCGCTCCACTTATTAAAATATCGAGTTTCCCTACTTTTGTTCTGAGCCTTGCTTGTTCAAATGTGCATTCACCAGCTAAGATATCCGTTAATCCTTTTTTATTTGGAATCTTCAAGATTGAATGCAGACTGGGATTTCTTAAATTTGCATCGATTAAAAGCACTTTCTTCTTTTGCTGAGCCATAGATACTGCAAGATTTGCGGCACAGGTCGATTTTCCCTCCCCAAGTGATGTGGAAGTAATTACAATGGATCGGCTTTTTTCTTCAGGCATGGAGAACTTTATATTCGTTAAGATGGTTCGGTACTGTTCCGATATGATGGAATCTGGATGGGTATGGGCAATCAAATTTCTGCGGCTGTTTTTGCGAAAATTCATTCTCTTCATTCTAATCATAGCTTTCACCCTTTATGGCAATATTCAACCGCATACGATTTTTCTTCATGATATTCCTTCTGGTCATCCTCGAAACATTTCCCAATATAGGTATTCCTAGATATTCTTCGATTTCACTTTCTTTATTGATGGTCTCATCCAAAGAATCCATAAGAAACACAAGACCCAAACCGATAACGAACCCAATACCCATTGCCTCTATTAAAGATGAATTGCTGCTTTCATTGATTGGCCAGGGGTTTACATTTGCTTCTGATAGAATTCGTACATCTCGGAAATTAACAATATTCGGCACCTCATTCTTAAATACCGAAGCCGTTTTATTGGCAATCTGTGCAGCACGCTCAGGATTGGTATCGACTACACTTATCCGGACAACTTGAGAATCATCAATGTTGTCCACAATGATCTTCCCCGCAAGTGCATCTGCTGAAAATGGAAGTTTTAATTGATTTGCAACCTTTTGGAGCACGGTGGAGTCCTTGATAATGACCTGCAAAGTTTTCATGTATCCAGGATCGGCACCGATAATAATCTTCGTTGATGTTTGATAGAGTGGCGTGGTAAAGTATTTGCTATGTATCCATCCCGCTGCAATTGATAAAAATATCATTAAAATGATTATCCAGAAACGCTTTTCTATCACACGGAGAAGATCTTTAATATTGATTTCTTTCACCATACTATTCAGCCACCTATCGCAAAGAAATTGTATTTTGTTCTAAATAAAGAACGATTGATTTAAAAAAATTATTTAAGAAACTATTATATTACCATTTTAGTTCTTTATAAAGAACACGTCAAATTATTTATCGACTTCATTAATAAGTAGCCGCAGCTAATTTTCTTTCTGTTTGCCCAGGTTTGTTTAGAAGCTGATGAAAAAGTCCATTTGTTTTCCCGGCCAGCTCATGATACCGTCCCTTCTCAATGACTCTACCGTGTTCCATTACGATAATTTGATCTGCATTTTGAATCGTCGATAGCCGATGTGCAACTACAATTATGGTCATTTTGCCTTTCATTTGTTCCAATGCATACTGGATGGCAGCTTCATTAATTGTATCAAGCGCGCTTGTTGCCTCATCCAATATAAGGATACTCGGCTTTTTCAATAGTGCCCGTGCCATTACAATCCTTTGACGTTCTCCACCTGATAGCTTCACGCCCCTATCCCCAATCAACGTCTCCAGCCCCTTAGGCAGCTTTTGAATGAATGATTCAGCAGCAGCAAATTTTAATGCTTCCCAAATTTCCGCATCTGTTGCTTTTTGATTCGTAAGCAGAAGATTTTCTCTAATGCTTGCATTGAATAAGAACGCATCCTGTGGAACATAACTGATTGATTGCCTTAGAGATAACATCTTATCCGTTGTCATTTTATTTCCATCAATATATATATTTCCCTCAGTTGGTTGATAAAGCCCCATAATCAGATCTATTAATGTGCTTTTGCCGGCTCCTGAATGCCCTACTACAGCTGTCATCTGATTGGCTGGGATATTAATGGAAATGTTGACTAAAGCAGCCGTTTCATTTTGATTTTCATAGTGAAACGTTATATTGCTGCAAAGGATATTTTTTTGGATATTGATTGGCTGGATTGGTTGAGATCCATCACTAAATGAAAATTCCTTTGACTTATAGCATTCTTCTTGAAGGGTGTATATAGATTCAAATGCAGGAACGGATGATGCGATTTGTTCCAGACTTGACTGTATACCTGAAAATCGCGGCCAAAGCCTCGAAAAAATTAAGATGATCATTAGTAAAGTAGCAGGATTGCTCTTAAAGACAAGTACTGAAATAAGAATGAATATTGAGATAAATAATGCCGATGCTATTTTATATACTAATTGAGAATTTGTCCTGATCCCCATGATTACCCTTTGTTCCTTCGTTATAGTTTCACACCAATGTTCAAGCCAGGCCAGGCGCGGCCTTTCAAGGGAATTGCTTTTAATATCCTTGATGCCATTGAAGTGATCGGATATTCCGGACAAATACTTCCTTGAAAGATCAGTAGTTTGAAACCCCACTTTTTTCGATTGAGCAACGTATTTTTTTGACAGGTTAATGATAATCCCGCCTGCACAAATGACAAATAAAGTCAGTGACGGGGAAATCAAAGCTGCCAATCCAATTTGAATAATCGAAAACATGATGGAGGTCAGAAGCTGAAGAAACGTATTCGTCCCGGCGCTCACTCTACTTAATTCGCTTGTTAGTGCATTTATCAGATCGGATTTTCTTTTTTGGACAAAAAAGCTCCAGTTCGATTGAAGAATGCTTTGATAAGTATCCAAACGAAGTCGATTAATAAAGCCAACTTGTAGGGACATATTTTTCCTTACTATAGATCGCTGAAACAGTGCCTGCACGATGACGATCACCAAAAAAACGGTTAGGCTGATTGGCAATGCCCATGTTTTAGGGATTGAATTCAATATGTTCAATATACCCAAAAGGCGATTATTCGGAGAATCAAAAGAAATAAGTCCGCTTGCAGCCAGCATTGGTATAAGCATGATCATTCCTATGCCTTCTAGCAAACTTGCAACAATCATTCCAATCATATTTATGATTAGATTAAATCCTGTAAAAATGTACATTTGTTTAGAAAAATACCACAAATGCTTCATTGGAAGCCTCCTATGTTAGAGCTGATTTCTTTGTCTTCCTCCATAACCATATCATTGGCCTCAACGGAAAATATAACAAATGCAACACTTTGGGCAGGGGCATAGCCAATGCATCCTCAGGATATGGGTAGAAATAGCTGAAAAAAGACAGTCCTTTTTGAAAAAAAGATTTAAGAGAAAAAATATATTTTTTGTGATAGGTTGATATTTCTTCGCTCAATGGCAGGGAATGAAGATTGATCATCCTTTCCAAATAAAAAATCGTTCCTTCCGCTAATTGCATTGATTTATTATGACATAAGATTCGATCATACTCCCTTGGGATTTTACTGGATAGTAATTGAGATGATAGAATCATTGCCTGTCCCCCCAGCTGGGTTGAATGGAATTTACGGAGCAGACGAATCGTGAAATGATGGTCCATGGGAAGCTTAAGCATTTGATGGATATCCAATAGCCACCTGAGCCTTGACCAGCCATGTCTTGAGCCATGGGAAATCAGAAAGACAAATAAATCTTCCACCCCAAGAGTATGTACAGGAAGACCACCTATCACTTCAGTCTCTCTCCTTTCCCATAGCTCCTTGAACGCAGGCTCCAATCCAGGGCCTGGATTCAATCTCCAATGAATCTCTATTTTGACCTGTTTTTGCGGGTGAACGTACGTAAAATGATGATGCCTCCACTTCCAATCATTCAAAACAGTCATAATATATTCATCTTTACGATAGCCCTCTGCCACTAGTAATTTTTCAGCAATCCCTAAATCCTTGATAGGGATAAGGATATCCAAATCACCAGAGGTTCGAAGCGAAAGGTCGCCATATAACTTTTTTGCCAGCATCGGGCCCTTTAAATGAAGCATTGGAATATCATTTTCAGCAAAGATTTTACCTACCGCTTCCATTTCCTTGGTTAAATGGAGCATATGAAATATATTCGCCTCATATAGCTTTGTTATCCCTTCACTGACATATGTTGGAACAACTGTTTGTCCCTGTTTGACTTTGGGATACAGCTGTGGATATAATCGATGATGTTTAACTAAATCAATGAAGGCGCCCCAATCAAAGTCGTCATTTATAGGGATTGGATTTTGGCTAATAGATGATTCGTCCTCCAGCAATTTAAGCAAATAGTTCATTTCATTTGATAATCGGGAAACGTTTAGCTTTATTGGCACATTTTTCACCTTCATTTGATAGATTGGAGAGAAAACCAGCAAACATTCCTACCACAGTAAATTTTTCTTTGCCTTGCGACCCTGTAATAAAATATGGGCCACTTCTCAGCCAAGCATGGGCAGCGAGCTTTCCATTATCATCTTTGCCCATTCCTAAGTATAGTGTGCTTTCAATATTCCTTCTTTTTAGCATCTTCATCGCTGAAATTGCTTTAACAAGGCATTGACTTTCCCAAAAAGTATACTTGCTCATCATTTCTACTGCATTTGAAACTTTGCTTAAAATTTTTCGATCAGTGTCGTTTGGGGAGTGGCTTGTTTCTTCCATATAAGTACCGAGTGAAGGAGAGATCTTTGAAAAGGGAAGCAATTTCAATACCCGTGCAAAAGCTAAATAAAAGTACGCTTCTACCCACAACAGCTTGATGATGGATTCAGTATTCCAAAAGATTTTAAATTTCTTGGTCATTTTCAAACTTAACCTGGATAAGGCCTTCTTGTAATAACGATTCAAGAAATGAAATAACCTGATCTTCACATTGATCTCGATAAACCTCATAAATTTCAGTCAATGAAGAAACCATTTGACAAACTGTTAATGGCGATTCGAGCATATCCCAAATTTGTCCGCCCATCTCACCTAAATTATAATATTTTCCGTTGCCAATGCAGAGCATTACTTTCTCATCCCCCATGGCACTGACAATATTCCCTTCACATTGCACAAATGTTTGATCAAGTGTTACTAATGGCTTTGTAATCATTGAAATTCTCCTTTTCGATGGTCTTTAGGATGGTTAAAAATATGTCATTGGCTGTAAATATGTTTGAAGGTCTTTCGATTCTATATAATGGAACATGATAAGATAGGTTGGATGTCCCTTTAAAATGCCAGCTTCTTAAGCCTAAATGCTGTATTAGACTGTTGCGGTACGTATGGATAAATAACATATGCAGCCCTTCCAGTCCTTGAATCGATTGCAGAGTAAGGGCATTTGTATCTGTTTTCCTCAATTCAAAGATCCCTGCAAGTGGAATTGACTCTGAAGAAAATTGCCCTTTTACTGGCACTGCGAACTTTTTCTCCCTTTCAAATAGTGGGGAATAATGATTTTGATTCATTTCGAATGCTGCCAGGCTTGCATCCCATAGCTTTTGCTGAGGATATGCAGGGATGACATTTGGAGGACCTTCATCAGAAAGGGCGAGAGCAATAACGTCATCTGTTAAAAGCTTATATCCCTTCTGCAGGAAGGCTGTTGCCAATGTTGATTTTCCGGCACCTGGAATTCCAACAAATGCATATGCTTTCCCCTTTATATCTACGGCGCTGCCGTGGAGGGGCAATAATTTTCGCTGCATGAGAATGCTTCCCATACATGTTCCAAGCAAGTATAGCCGTATTTTATTAACATCGGCTCCCTCAAAAGGCAAAAACATAATATGGTTTCCATTTGTAATCCTGAAAACGGCCAATTCTGGTATGCGAAAGATTACATGATTTTCAGTTGCCATAATGCGATTCAAGGTATTCCAATCCTCTTGCCAATAATCCTTCAAGTTTCGTCTTTCAATTTTCACCTCAGTTATATCCTGGCCGGGCAGACTATTCAATTCAGGAAGTTTAATGTCGCTCATTATTTTAAGTCCAAACGCTTCATACGAGTATTTTTTTTCGCCACACTCCATGACTCACACTCCAGACAAACTTGAAATAATTAACAGCCCTCATACAACTGGACAAGTATAAGGGCAATGTCATTAACCTAAAATGAATGTATTAGCTATAATGAAGATTTCCTTTTTCATCACAGTCCTCATAAGTTGAATCTGCATATGCCTTACCAGGGCCAGCCATTGTCATGTTTACATCTAATACTTCCAAAACTGGTTCAGTCCAAATCTTTTTCATTTTCTCACCTCCTTTCAATGAAATTTGCTGATGAAACGATATACGATAAGCGTCCTCATAAGGACTCTTATCGATGAGTCAAAAGCTTTCTCCGGTCTTGGATGAAAGTTTTTCAATTCTGAACGGATGTAGTCCATATTAAAATATCTAATCATTTCCTTATTATTTGTCATTTCTTTAAGCTCGTCCTTGACTGCCTTCCACTCAGGAACGATCCGGTGAAGCCAATCTGCCCCTTGAATTCCCCTTGTCAACTGATTGAGTCTGACATTGTCAGGCAAATAATTTTCGGTTGCCCTTCTGATCAGTGCCCGGTCGACTCCATGTTGAACATATTGATTGACTGGGACAGATAAACAGTAATCTATGACTCTCCTATCATTTGTAGGATCACGGTTCCAGATGCCATAGCGAAGTGAGAGTTTCGTGTTAGAATTGCCAGTTGTATTCCACGTATATTGATTTTGAAAGTGATCCTGACGATTCTCGACGTAATTAAGTTTCTTCATTTCATTTTCAATATTGTGTACCTTAGTGAAAACTCCTGTCTTTTTGGCAAACTCACTGTTGATAATGGAAGGAAATTCATAGGAATCAGTTGAACCGAACTTAGGAAAGGCTTTTTGTGATACAACCTTCAATATTCGCTTTTTATTTGGAAACCCAATGTTCTTACTGTATAAATTGATTTCCTTATACAAACGCAGCCACTTGAATCCTTTTAGGAGTGTAGAATAATAATCAAGCGCAGGTCCCCAGGATATTGATAGATTCCCCCTTGCTCCATTCAAGAGGATACCAATCCCCTTTTGGCTGGCCTCTTCTTGAATACCTTTAACCCAGAAGGAGTTTTCGAAAAACTTGTATGGCATTTCCATAATATCCAGCCAATCGTCTATTTCGGTGTAGGAGCTTTTTCCTTTGAATTCTAATGCTGTGTTATTCATATTTTTGCTATGAAGGACTGTGGATTGAATATATGGACGTTCATTCGCGACTCTATAAGAAGGAGTCCAATCAGAAAAATCCTGTCCTGGAATGTAACTGAAAGTAAGTAGCCTTTTATCAGCTTGCTTTAATGATTTTGCAGCAAAGCTTGCAACGGAACCTGAATCCAATCCACCGCTTAATTGCGCCCCTACATGATGAAAGGTCCTTAACCGGCTGTTCACTGCTTTTGAAAATATTTCTTGAAAGGCTTCTACATAATCCTCATTTTTTTTAAATCGAGTTTCTTGGATAGCTGAAGCTGAATAAGGAATCAGCTTCATTTTCCCTTCTTTGATTAAAAAAGAATGTGAAGGCGGGACCTGCATAATTTTTCCAAAAACAGTTGAGTGGCAATCATAAGTATCAAACATATGAGTCACGGCAATGAACTCCGCAAGCCACTCTTCATTCAAACGCTTTTCCACATACGACAGCTCCAGCAGCGGTTTGATGGTCGTACAAAAGGCGAATCGCTGGTGGTCCTTGTAATAGTACAGTGTCCTGCTTCCCGAAAAGTCCCTCGCCCCAAAGAGCTTTTGTTCTTTTTCATCCCAGATCATGAAGGCAAAATCGCCGATGAGATGTTTTGGCGTTTCCTCCCCCCATTTACGATAAGCAAGAAGGAGCAGTTCACTATCCGGCATCGATTTTTGCTCATCTCTAGGAATCTGAAGCATTTGGAACAGCTCTTCCCTGTTGTCGATGATGGCGTCTGCCGTTATGGCAAGGCGTCTCTCATAGTCGTAGTATGGGACGACCTCCCCTATGGATTCGGGTGTGATCCATTGGGCATGGCAGCCAAGGAACATATTTGGCTGATGGTTCCACACCCGAATGTCATTTGCCGGAAAGTGCTTAAGGGCACCCATCATTGCATTGATATCTTCAACAGAAACCGATTGATTATTAAATTGATAGATTCCAGCGATTGCACTCATGAGTGGCCCCCAATGTCTTATATAGTCACATTCTGTAATCTGTACAAATACGTTCTTATTATAGAACATAAAGATTAAAAAAATATGTATTTAAAAATATAACTCTAGAAAAAAGTTGGTTATATAAGGATTTACTTGATTAAATCTATACTGTTCTTTATAAAGAACATTTCTTATCTCCTAAATTATCATGTCCTTTATCCTATGTCAATCAATTTCATTTAAAATTTTTTGAATATTATTTCATCATTAATTGACAAACTGAAACAAAAAGGGAATGACTAATTTTGGGTGAATTTGTCATTCCTTTTGCTTTTTCATTTGGACCTTTAATTCATATGTTTGATGAGTTTATTACATTCCAATTTTAAGCTTGGGAAGTCAAAGGATGTTTGAAAATTGCTGGGAAGGAAATTTTATTTTTATGTTTAACAAATAGCACTTCACTTCCAACGAATGGTTTGTTTTGATAATGAATGTCCGCAGACTTCATCGGTGTGAAGTGCAACACGATTTTTTTTATTTCGCTCGTTGTTAATTTTTGAAGTGTATTATGAAGATGTTTTTCCTGTTTCAAAACGAGATCAAAGATATGTAGTTCTTCCTCTTCTTGTTTGGCGATAGCAAGAACCTCATCTTCTTCATGATAATAGATATTATCTGAAAATACGTATATACAATAAAACATGAATAGTTCTGTGGTCCGTGCTGCAGTGAATGTTTTGGAATTTGTTACACGCTTGGAAACAAAATCATAGATAAAGGTTAAATCGTTTTTGTTTTCTGGATCTAGTTTTCTTAATGGAAGCTGACATCCCGTTTCGCCTGAACAAGGTATGAAGAATTGTGTTTCCTGAATTGGTTCGAATCCAAATTTAGGATAAAAATCAAGTACGGAGCTGTTGGCAAATAGATATATGATATCAACTTCATGTTCATAATCTTCCATGACTTTGTTCATCAACCACTTCGACAATCCTTTATTTCGATGCTCGTGCGCTGTCATGACGGTGCCGATCTGGATTGCCGGAATTTCCTTTCCATCGATGATTAATGTAAGCAGGTTTGCAGAAACATTGGCGACAATCTCTCCATCCTTTTCCAACGAATATGGGATGTATTTTTCCGTCCAAAAACCGTTTTTATGCCAGTTTTCAAAATTGATGCCAAATGTACGCTGAGCAAGATGATTAAAGCTTGTCCTCAATTCTTCATTTTCTTGGTACCCTTTTACAAAAATGTAGTCCATTGAAATATCCCCTCTCTATTCATTAATGATTAGATAAGAAAATGTTGTTGTCAATCCATTTAATTGACAGAATGGAATTTTAGTATTATCATACGTTCAAACTCTTAAACATATAAACTTTGATAAAATGCAAGGAGGAAATTTTCATGGGAAAGACAGCTTTAATTACAGGTGCATCATCTGGAATTGGCGAGGAGTTTGCCTATCGATTGGCTCAGCAAAATGTAAATTTGGTTTTGGTTGCAAGGTCTGAAGAAAAGCTTAATCTTCTTGCAGACCAAGTAAAACAATATGGAATTGAGGCAACTGTTCTTCCCTATGACTTGAGCATAGAATATGCAGGAACAAAGGTTTTCGAAATGACAGAAGCGCTTGGAATCCAAGTGGATATGTTGATCAATAATGCTGGATTCGCCCTCAGTGGAATATTGACGGATATCGATCCGG encodes:
- a CDS encoding polysaccharide biosynthesis protein, translating into MKYRQRLSFFLFLDSAIILSSLVSACLLIQGEPQNWNKDFSTILIVMLFCYSIYSFCFSLYKKAWEFAGIGELIVICKVIFYSTATSAVFLILTASTSSIRKIIITALLQFVLISGSRFLFRMHRDSKSTKKENLKRTLIIGAGSAGMMVVRQLLFNKETDLLPVGFIDDNVKKQHLHYLGIPVIGGISKIEDAVSRHRIDLIVIAIPSLSKRQLNNIFQECMKTKAKTQILPMLEDIVSGRVSVNQFRDVQVEDLLGRAQVHLDMASIAESITDKVVLVTGAGGSIGSEICRQIGKFHPAKLVLLGHGENSIYSIEMELREKYRETNIQFVPEIADLQDAKKMMQVMDQYQPDVVYHAAAHKHVPLMERSPEEAVKNNMIGTMNVANAASWHSVKTFVMISSDKAVNPTSVMGATKRLSEMIIQHMNQDSNTKFVVVRFGNVLGSRGSVIPLFKKQIQRGGPLTVTHPDMVRYFMTIPEASKLVIQAGVLANGGEVFVLDMGEPVKIIDLAKNLIKLSGHSVEEIGIKITGMRPGEKLFEELLKEGEEDNQQIYPKIYIGKSTHLYIEEIDEITAKYNEKSKDELRKWLIDLANNRPSEKPAVAASLY
- a CDS encoding CpsD/CapB family tyrosine-protein kinase: MIRMKRMNFRKNSRRNLIAHTHPDSIISEQYRTILTNIKFSMPEEKSRSIVITSTSLGEGKSTCAANLAVSMAQQKKKVLLIDANLRNPSLHSILKIPNKKGLTDILAGECTFEQARLRTKVGKLDILISGAIPYNPVALLGSQIFQNLLTNALEIYDFVLLDSPSVLEVTDTKLLSNQCDGVVIVVNKGRTKLKKAIEMKKELDLAKARYIGVIINE
- a CDS encoding YveK family protein, whose translation is MVKEINIKDLLRVIEKRFWIIILMIFLSIAAGWIHSKYFTTPLYQTSTKIIIGADPGYMKTLQVIIKDSTVLQKVANQLKLPFSADALAGKIIVDNIDDSQVVRISVVDTNPERAAQIANKTASVFKNEVPNIVNFRDVRILSEANVNPWPINESSNSSLIEAMGIGFVIGLGLVFLMDSLDETINKESEIEEYLGIPILGNVSRMTRRNIMKKNRMRLNIAIKGESYD
- a CDS encoding ABC transporter ATP-binding protein, which encodes MKHLWYFSKQMYIFTGFNLIINMIGMIVASLLEGIGMIMLIPMLAASGLISFDSPNNRLLGILNILNSIPKTWALPISLTVFLVIVIVQALFQRSIVRKNMSLQVGFINRLRLDTYQSILQSNWSFFVQKRKSDLINALTSELSRVSAGTNTFLQLLTSIMFSIIQIGLAALISPSLTLFVICAGGIIINLSKKYVAQSKKVGFQTTDLSRKYLSGISDHFNGIKDIKSNSLERPRLAWLEHWCETITKEQRVIMGIRTNSQLVYKIASALFISIFILISVLVFKSNPATLLMIILIFSRLWPRFSGIQSSLEQIASSVPAFESIYTLQEECYKSKEFSFSDGSQPIQPINIQKNILCSNITFHYENQNETAALVNISINIPANQMTAVVGHSGAGKSTLIDLIMGLYQPTEGNIYIDGNKMTTDKMLSLRQSISYVPQDAFLFNASIRENLLLTNQKATDAEIWEALKFAAAESFIQKLPKGLETLIGDRGVKLSGGERQRIVMARALLKKPSILILDEATSALDTINEAAIQYALEQMKGKMTIIVVAHRLSTIQNADQIIVMEHGRVIEKGRYHELAGKTNGLFHQLLNKPGQTERKLAAATY
- a CDS encoding nucleotidyltransferase domain-containing protein; this translates as MPIKLNVSRLSNEMNYLLKLLEDESSISQNPIPINDDFDWGAFIDLVKHHRLYPQLYPKVKQGQTVVPTYVSEGITKLYEANIFHMLHLTKEMEAVGKIFAENDIPMLHLKGPMLAKKLYGDLSLRTSGDLDILIPIKDLGIAEKLLVAEGYRKDEYIMTVLNDWKWRHHHFTYVHPQKQVKIEIHWRLNPGPGLEPAFKELWERRETEVIGGLPVHTLGVEDLFVFLISHGSRHGWSRLRWLLDIHQMLKLPMDHHFTIRLLRKFHSTQLGGQAMILSSQLLSSKIPREYDRILCHNKSMQLAEGTIFYLERMINLHSLPLSEEISTYHKKYIFSLKSFFQKGLSFFSYFYPYPEDALAMPLPKVLHLLYFPLRPMIWLWRKTKKSALT
- a CDS encoding lasso peptide biosynthesis B2 protein; this translates as MKMTKKFKIFWNTESIIKLLWVEAYFYLAFARVLKLLPFSKISPSLGTYMEETSHSPNDTDRKILSKVSNAVEMMSKYTFWESQCLVKAISAMKMLKRRNIESTLYLGMGKDDNGKLAAHAWLRSGPYFITGSQGKEKFTVVGMFAGFLSNLSNEGEKCANKAKRFPIIK
- a CDS encoding lasso peptide biosynthesis PqqD family chaperone, with translation MITKPLVTLDQTFVQCEGNIVSAMGDEKVMLCIGNGKYYNLGEMGGQIWDMLESPLTVCQMVSSLTEIYEVYRDQCEDQVISFLESLLQEGLIQVKFENDQEI
- a CDS encoding phosphoenolpyruvate carboxykinase (ATP): MECGEKKYSYEAFGLKIMSDIKLPELNSLPGQDITEVKIERRNLKDYWQEDWNTLNRIMATENHVIFRIPELAVFRITNGNHIMFLPFEGADVNKIRLYLLGTCMGSILMQRKLLPLHGSAVDIKGKAYAFVGIPGAGKSTLATAFLQKGYKLLTDDVIALALSDEGPPNVIPAYPQQKLWDASLAAFEMNQNHYSPLFEREKKFAVPVKGQFSSESIPLAGIFELRKTDTNALTLQSIQGLEGLHMLFIHTYRNSLIQHLGLRSWHFKGTSNLSYHVPLYRIERPSNIFTANDIFLTILKTIEKENFNDYKAISNT
- a CDS encoding paeninodin family lasso peptide, translated to MKKIWTEPVLEVLDVNMTMAGPGKAYADSTYEDCDEKGNLHYS